A single window of Methanoregula sp. DNA harbors:
- the pseG gene encoding UDP-2,4-diacetamido-2,4,6-trideoxy-beta-L-altropyranose hydrolase, which yields MSNLIIRADASTAIGTGHVMRCLAVAQGWQEQGGKVTFVMAGTTPSAEESINADGMDIIYHSTKAGSHEDAYKTGKIAEQNGAEWVVVDGYLFDAEFQRLLKDNGLKILFIDDFGHADYYSADLVLNQNIYANDTYYKKRAVYTKLILGTQFALIRKEFLKWKNWHRRIPRIAKKILVSLGGSDPENVTSMVLDALGSVTVNGIEVKVIVAKNNPNNQKMQQKIISSHFTGDLIVNARDMPELMSWADLAISAGGSTNLELAFMGLPGITINHAQNQVLNSEILDQFGVIKNLGWFEKLKPDDISLALMDVIKSEDLRKQMAEKGRILVDGGGSKRVIECITGERNAS from the coding sequence ATGAGCAATCTCATTATCCGTGCAGATGCCAGCACAGCGATTGGCACCGGGCATGTGATGCGGTGTCTTGCAGTGGCACAGGGATGGCAGGAGCAGGGTGGGAAAGTGACATTTGTTATGGCAGGCACCACCCCCTCAGCAGAAGAGTCGATCAATGCTGATGGTATGGACATTATCTATCATTCAACCAAGGCCGGAAGTCATGAAGATGCTTACAAGACCGGTAAAATTGCAGAGCAGAACGGAGCAGAGTGGGTTGTTGTTGATGGATATCTTTTTGATGCAGAATTTCAGCGTTTATTAAAGGATAATGGACTTAAAATTCTTTTCATTGATGATTTTGGGCATGCTGATTATTATTCTGCTGATCTTGTTTTGAATCAGAATATATATGCAAATGATACTTACTACAAAAAACGAGCGGTATATACAAAATTGATCCTCGGTACGCAATTTGCTTTAATCCGAAAGGAATTTTTAAAATGGAAAAATTGGCACCGGCGTATACCCCGGATAGCAAAAAAAATCCTCGTCTCTCTGGGTGGTTCAGACCCAGAAAATGTGACATCAATGGTACTTGACGCCTTGGGAAGTGTAACTGTTAATGGGATTGAGGTAAAAGTAATAGTTGCAAAAAATAATCCAAACAATCAAAAAATGCAACAAAAAATCATTTCGAGTCACTTCACTGGAGATCTAATTGTGAATGCCAGAGATATGCCAGAACTGATGTCATGGGCAGATCTTGCGATATCTGCAGGGGGAAGCACAAATCTTGAACTGGCGTTTATGGGTCTGCCAGGTATCACAATTAATCATGCACAAAACCAAGTTTTAAATTCGGAAATACTAGATCAATTCGGTGTTATTAAGAATCTCGGCTGGTTTGAAAAACTAAAACCAGATGATATCTCATTGGCACTAATGGATGTTATTAAGTCAGAAGATTTGCGTAAGCAAATGGCAGAGAAAGGAAGGATTCTGGTTGACGGTGGTGGCAGTAAGCGTGTAATTGAATGTATTACTGGTGAACGAAATGCCTCATGA
- a CDS encoding metallophosphoesterase family protein, whose product MKLGLISDIHGNSSALKVVLDCLIERVDRILFLGDFAGYYSFVNECIEMMPADMVTSVRGNHDQILLDLLSSDSLPDDYQRAFGSALKRSAEQLSVTSKERLFALPVQLHLNIDGVSLALIHGSPWDPLNGRVYPDFSDWNRFESCNDDIILLGHTHYPMVKHIGRKLIINPGSVGQPRDGKKGACFAELDISSRDVQFFRVSYDPRQVIEDARIHDPENAYLVQVLQ is encoded by the coding sequence ATGAAATTGGGTCTGATCTCTGACATTCATGGGAATTCTTCCGCGTTAAAGGTAGTGCTTGACTGTCTGATTGAGCGGGTGGATCGTATCCTTTTTCTGGGGGATTTTGCAGGTTATTACTCCTTTGTTAACGAATGCATAGAAATGATGCCAGCAGATATGGTGACTAGTGTCCGTGGAAATCACGATCAGATCCTTCTTGACTTATTATCTTCAGACTCACTCCCTGATGATTATCAAAGAGCATTCGGTTCCGCTCTGAAGCGTTCGGCAGAGCAATTGTCTGTAACTTCAAAAGAGAGGCTTTTTGCTCTCCCGGTGCAATTGCATCTCAACATTGACGGAGTATCCCTGGCCCTCATACACGGATCTCCTTGGGATCCTCTCAATGGACGTGTCTATCCTGATTTTTCCGATTGGAACCGGTTCGAGTCCTGCAATGATGACATCATCCTGCTTGGGCATACTCATTATCCCATGGTTAAACATATCGGTAGAAAGCTAATCATCAACCCCGGGTCGGTCGGACAGCCCCGTGATGGAAAAAAAGGTGCGTGTTTTGCAGAACTTGATATATCTTCACGAGACGTACAGTTTTTCAGGGTTTCATACGATCCACGGCAGGTAATAGAGGATGCCCGGATCCATGATCCGGAGAATGCATATCTGGTTCAGGTACTTCAATGA
- a CDS encoding aminotransferase class III-fold pyridoxal phosphate-dependent enzyme has protein sequence MHLNKGPELWKKAKQIIPGGNQLLSKRSEQFLPDLWPSYYQRAKGDEVWDLDGNHFIDMCIMGIGACPLGYADDDVDSAVTEAIKNGSMCTLNCPEEVELAEVLIKLHPWAEMVRYTRCGGEAMAVAVRIARAQTGKDKIAFCGYHGWHDWYLSANLANDRALDGHLLPGLDPSGVPRGLLGTSLPFRYNHPEELRAIQSQNSNELAAIVMEPTKDHEPDPGFLKEVREVAEESGAVLIIDEVSAGFRLTTGGAHMLYNLKPDIAVFAKAMSNGYPMAAIIGKEDTMQAAQDTFISSTYWTERIGPVAALATIAKYQRCNVPDQLIQSGRKVQEGWKKAAAVAGLELDVGGIPPLSHFSFKCDQSLAAQTLFTQNMLKKGFLAGKSYDASYAHTDAHIQRYLDETGDTMISISKALDKGTLMSMLKGPAAHSGFHRLT, from the coding sequence ATGCACTTAAATAAAGGTCCGGAACTCTGGAAAAAAGCAAAGCAAATAATCCCCGGCGGGAACCAGCTCCTGTCCAAACGCAGCGAACAGTTCCTGCCGGATTTATGGCCTTCGTATTACCAGCGTGCCAAGGGGGATGAAGTCTGGGATCTTGACGGGAATCACTTCATCGACATGTGTATCATGGGCATTGGTGCCTGCCCGCTGGGTTATGCCGATGACGATGTTGACTCAGCTGTGACGGAAGCAATAAAAAACGGGTCTATGTGCACCCTGAACTGCCCTGAGGAAGTGGAACTTGCTGAAGTGTTGATTAAACTCCATCCTTGGGCGGAAATGGTCCGTTATACCCGTTGTGGTGGGGAGGCGATGGCGGTTGCCGTACGGATCGCACGTGCCCAAACGGGAAAAGATAAGATTGCATTCTGCGGTTACCACGGGTGGCATGACTGGTACCTTTCTGCAAATCTTGCAAACGACCGCGCTCTTGACGGGCATCTTCTCCCGGGACTGGACCCGTCCGGGGTTCCCCGTGGACTTTTAGGGACTTCCTTACCGTTCCGCTATAATCATCCTGAGGAACTGCGTGCAATACAGTCACAGAACAGCAATGAACTGGCGGCGATCGTTATGGAACCCACCAAGGACCACGAACCCGATCCGGGCTTTCTAAAAGAAGTCCGGGAAGTTGCAGAAGAATCAGGGGCGGTATTAATTATTGATGAAGTCTCTGCAGGGTTCCGGCTGACAACCGGTGGTGCGCATATGTTGTATAACCTCAAACCCGACATTGCTGTATTCGCAAAGGCAATGAGTAACGGGTATCCGATGGCGGCAATCATCGGAAAGGAGGATACTATGCAGGCAGCTCAGGACACCTTCATCAGCAGCACTTACTGGACAGAGCGCATCGGACCGGTTGCTGCATTGGCAACGATAGCAAAATATCAGCGGTGCAATGTTCCGGACCAGCTGATACAATCCGGAAGGAAAGTGCAGGAAGGCTGGAAGAAGGCGGCTGCAGTTGCAGGACTTGAACTGGATGTGGGGGGCATTCCCCCCTTAAGTCATTTTTCATTTAAATGCGACCAGAGTCTGGCTGCACAGACTTTGTTCACTCAGAATATGCTAAAGAAGGGATTCCTTGCCGGAAAATCATACGATGCGAGTTACGCTCACACGGATGCACATATCCAGAGGTATCTCGATGAAACCGGGGATACGATGATCTCCATTTCTAAAGCTCTAGATAAAGGCACACTTATGAGTATGCTTAAAGGACCTGCGGCACATTCCGGGTTCCACCGATTGACATGA
- a CDS encoding GNAT family N-acetyltransferase, producing the protein MIGAIIQARMGSSRLPGKVLLDLHSKPVLWHVISRVSKAAYLDKTIVATTKKSEDDAIVDFCNRQKIPVFRGSENDVLDRFYQCAKSYAISEIVRVTADCPLHDPRVIDYVIGEYRKGGYDYVTNTLEYTYPDGLDIEVFSFQSLEDAWKNAKLGSEREHVTPYIRNSLSMKKKNVYAPKKYPIYRFTLDTREDFLFISKLFEGIGTDIFGLEDIFDYLNTHPDLLTINQHIASNEGYFISLIDDAKSVVLRTDRLYLRQLLPTDASETYCQWLNDPEVNRFLETKHTSVNELKLYIAEKWKSRECVFFGIFLKETNIHIGNVKLEPIFFDKKEATIGIMIGNPVWWGKGICTEAVKSVVNYAFSTMNLHKICLGVVSENMAAINCYKNAGFGIEKTEPLTGVNAAPDREKFIMSILNTKDKTGE; encoded by the coding sequence ATGATCGGTGCAATTATCCAGGCACGGATGGGATCCAGCCGGCTACCGGGAAAAGTGCTGCTGGATCTTCATAGCAAGCCGGTTCTCTGGCACGTGATATCACGCGTCTCAAAAGCTGCATATCTTGATAAAACAATCGTTGCCACGACAAAAAAATCCGAAGATGATGCAATAGTTGATTTTTGCAATCGCCAGAAAATCCCAGTTTTCAGGGGGTCGGAAAATGATGTGCTTGACCGTTTTTACCAATGTGCAAAATCGTATGCCATCAGCGAAATTGTCAGGGTAACGGCAGACTGTCCATTGCATGACCCCCGGGTTATCGATTATGTTATCGGGGAATACCGTAAAGGGGGGTATGATTATGTTACGAACACACTGGAATATACCTATCCAGATGGTCTTGACATTGAGGTGTTCTCATTTCAATCCCTTGAGGATGCCTGGAAAAATGCAAAACTGGGCTCTGAAAGGGAGCACGTAACCCCATATATCCGCAATAGTCTTTCCATGAAAAAGAAAAATGTGTATGCTCCAAAAAAATATCCGATTTACCGGTTCACTCTGGATACCCGTGAAGATTTTTTGTTTATCAGTAAACTATTCGAAGGAATAGGAACCGATATTTTCGGACTGGAGGATATTTTCGATTATCTTAATACGCATCCGGATCTTCTCACCATCAATCAGCATATTGCATCAAATGAAGGATATTTCATATCCTTGATTGATGATGCAAAAAGTGTTGTACTGCGGACAGATCGCCTGTATTTACGACAGCTTCTGCCCACAGACGCCTCTGAGACCTATTGTCAGTGGCTGAATGACCCGGAAGTAAACCGGTTTCTGGAAACCAAGCACACATCGGTAAATGAACTGAAACTGTATATTGCTGAAAAGTGGAAAAGTCGAGAATGTGTTTTTTTTGGAATCTTTTTAAAGGAAACAAATATTCATATAGGAAATGTCAAACTTGAACCAATATTTTTTGATAAAAAGGAGGCAACAATCGGGATTATGATTGGAAATCCGGTGTGGTGGGGCAAAGGCATATGCACAGAAGCAGTGAAATCTGTTGTAAATTATGCATTTTCCACAATGAATCTTCATAAAATCTGCCTGGGGGTGGTATCAGAGAATATGGCAGCAATCAACTGCTATAAAAATGCCGGTTTCGGTATTGAAAAGACCGAACCTCTGACAGGCGTCAATGCTGCCCCTGATCGAGAGAAATTCATAATGAGTATATTAAATACCAAGGACAAAACCGGTGAATAG
- a CDS encoding class I SAM-dependent methyltransferase: MPHEGTIIYQKNGQKIIDCNVCGYKHLDPIPSDQDIDDYYKRTYFDQIRRGAKGRNLKHYLDGGDEADSEMQWMNATLYNDVNEILSKYLPEGSGKICDIGCGSGYFLKYMNKMGWDCVGIEPSENAAYEIQNMKVFNSTLDGFIAEYPNYQHFFNVVTLFGVLEHATNPQKMMNTVKRLLKTGGIVFVNVPNDFSSFQMTAQENLEIDPWWPSIPDHINYFSMDSLQKFLESQDFSVIEKTTDFPMELFLLMGDNYIRDPKVGSMCHQKRKLFEMAIPCSLRRNLYSCFAQHSLGRCCLVYAQLKNTDTH; this comes from the coding sequence ATGCCTCATGAAGGTACCATTATTTATCAGAAAAATGGTCAGAAAATCATCGATTGTAATGTCTGTGGCTATAAACATCTTGATCCCATCCCCTCAGATCAGGACATCGATGATTATTATAAGAGGACTTATTTTGACCAGATAAGGCGGGGGGCGAAAGGAAGGAATTTAAAACACTACCTTGATGGTGGCGATGAAGCAGATTCAGAAATGCAGTGGATGAATGCCACCCTTTACAATGATGTTAATGAAATACTTTCCAAATATCTTCCAGAAGGATCAGGAAAAATCTGTGATATCGGTTGTGGATCAGGCTATTTTTTAAAATACATGAACAAGATGGGGTGGGACTGTGTCGGTATTGAACCTTCTGAGAATGCTGCATATGAAATCCAGAATATGAAGGTATTCAATAGTACGCTTGATGGTTTTATTGCGGAGTACCCGAATTACCAGCATTTCTTTAACGTTGTGACCCTGTTTGGGGTTCTTGAACATGCTACAAATCCACAGAAAATGATGAATACCGTCAAAAGACTATTAAAAACTGGTGGAATTGTATTCGTTAATGTACCAAATGATTTTTCATCTTTTCAGATGACTGCGCAGGAAAATCTCGAAATAGACCCTTGGTGGCCGTCCATTCCCGACCACATTAACTATTTCTCAATGGATTCTCTTCAAAAATTTCTTGAATCACAGGATTTTTCTGTAATTGAAAAGACAACAGACTTCCCTATGGAATTGTTCCTTCTGATGGGGGACAATTATATCAGAGATCCAAAAGTTGGATCCATGTGTCATCAGAAAAGAAAATTATTTGAAATGGCTATACCATGTTCGCTGCGACGCAATTTGTATTCCTGTTTTGCACAGCATTCTCTTGGACGGTGCTGTTTGGTATATGCACAACTGAAAAATACGGACACACACTGA